The Acidimicrobiia bacterium genome includes the window TCATCGATCTATATATTCAAAGTTCCGATCCAGATTTTATACCGTCAGTTTTAGATGTACCTATAAACGAACGCCAAGATGTTGTAAGAAAAACAATTTTAAGATTTCGTTACACCGATCAGAAAATAGAAACTATAAAAGTTTCTGCGATAAAAGCAGATGAGGCAGTGGCAGAAAAAGCTTTACATATTGATGCCTTAATGAGGGCAGAAGCTTCAAAACAAGAAGCTGATCGACAAGAGGCAGCACTTATTCCACTTAAAGCAGATCTAGCAAACGCGCAGGCTGATGCAAAAGAAAAAGAAGCAATAGAGCAAAAAGCTGTAAATGCAATAAAGTCACAAAAATCATCTTACACTAGTCAAATAAATCAAATAAAAGCAGACTCAGATGCTTTGGCTGCTCAAATTAAACGTAAACAGAATCAAATTATTACACCAACACCCGTCATTCCTGGGAGAATGATCCACCCTGTATCAGGTAGTATAAATTCTTCATTTGGCTATAGAACTCATCCTATTTATGGAGATGCGAGATTACATGCTGGAATAGATTTTAATGCTGGCGTAGGAACTCCAATTAAAGCTGCAAAAGCAGGTACGGTGATTTCCGCATCAGTAATGTCTGGTTATGGCAATGTGATAGTAATTGACCACGGTGGTGGAATATCGACACTATATGCACATCAGAGCTCATTTGCTGTTAGTGCAGGTACGTATGTAACGCAAGGACAAATTATTGGCTACAGCGGTATGTCAGGAAATGTTACTGGACCACATTTACATTTTGAAGTGAGAGTTAATGGAACGCCTACTGATCCAATGGCGTATTTATAAAAAAATCGACATGCCCTAAAGCATGTCGATATTAAATTTAATTAATTTTTTACTTATTAATTAGAAGTTACTTTTGAAGCAGGATCTGCAACATAACGTAAATATGGTTTTACTGCATTGAATCCTTCTGGGAAAAGCTCGTTTGCTTCCTCGTCACTAAGACCTGATCCTACTACTACGTCGTCGCCTGATTTCCAGTTTGCTGGTGTAGCAACTTTATATTTAGCTCCAATTTGTAGAGAGTCAATAACTCGAAGAATTTCGTCGAAGTTTCGACCAACTGATGCAGGATATGTAAGTGTTAACATTACTTTCTTATCCGGATTAATAATAAAGACACTTCTTACAGTTAGTGTTGCCAATTCATTAGGGTGGATCATATCGTATGCGTTAGCAATTTCTTTATTTTCGTCTGCAAGTAGTGGATAATTCATTTCAGTCTGGCATACATCTTCTATATCGCCAACCCAATCATTATGTGATTCGATACCATCTACACTAAGTCCAAGAACTTTTACATTCCGTTTTTCGAATTCATCGCTAAGTTGAGCAACAGTACCAAGTTCTGTTGTGCAAACTGGGGTAAAGTCCTTTGGGTGTGAGAATAATACTGCCCAAGATCCATCGATATATTCGTGAAAATTTATCTCGCCTTTAGTTGATTGTGCAGTGAAGTTCGGCGCTTCGTCGCCTAATTTAATTGACATTTATCTTTCCTTTACTTTAATTTTTATTACATATGTCAGTTACAGCCTAGATCTTTTAGTTCTTAAAGTAAAATAGTTGTTAAATGTGATACTTTAATCCAAATTGAATAAATTTCTTTTTCTTGCATTTGACACAGGGTACTAATTTCGAGAAGATTGTTTGTTGTGGGGAATATTTTTGCGCAGGGGCTAGAACGAAAACTTGGTTTTCGAGAAGATCAAAGGATAGCTTTAATAGGTGCTAGTCAAGATGTTGTAGAACATTTTGCAACTGAATTTAACTATATAGATTTTTCTACAACGTTACGCGGTGGTTTTGATATAATAGTTTTTTTTGCAACACGTAATTTTGAACTAGAAAAAAGAATAACCATACTCACAAGATCACTTAGACCTAAAGGCGCTTTGTGGATTGCTTGGCCGAAAAAAACTTCACGGATTGTTACTGATCTAAACTTTGATGTTGTACAAGAAATAGGTTTAGCACAATCTTTAGTTGATACAAAAGTTTGCTCTATTTCCGAGGTATGGTCCTCACTACGTTTCACAGAAAAACGCACAATCCCATCGCTTTCTAACGTTTAATTTTGGCCCATTGTCGGCATTTGATATTTCTCCAGCGCTCCGCAATCGTTCCGAAATAAAAATACCTACAAACTCGTATTAACTACTTAGAAGCATAATTGATGCTATTTCAATTTAAATGAAGGTTCAGTTGATTTTATTCTTTAGGTGCAATAGCTTCTTTTAATACTTCGATAACATGTTCGCGTCTTGTCGCTAGAGCTTTAATGCTTAGAGGGTCACCGTCTATAACTTGTGAGACGAGTGAAGAGTCGGACAAATATGAAAAAGCAGCACCATATCCTGTG containing:
- a CDS encoding peptidoglycan DD-metalloendopeptidase family protein produces the protein MRKYFKYIVPLTICCAIISSQYIAYGTVEKSVAKHTTIISATDPRIQKLTADLEYATKAEAVEILKYATAKQARLDADAKLASLNSKIKAAQNARAIAIADQESAKAEYADSQLKYDTSIKESDDAKNQRDRAIIDLYIQSSDPDFIPSVLDVPINERQDVVRKTILRFRYTDQKIETIKVSAIKADEAVAEKALHIDALMRAEASKQEADRQEAALIPLKADLANAQADAKEKEAIEQKAVNAIKSQKSSYTSQINQIKADSDALAAQIKRKQNQIITPTPVIPGRMIHPVSGSINSSFGYRTHPIYGDARLHAGIDFNAGVGTPIKAAKAGTVISASVMSGYGNVIVIDHGGGISTLYAHQSSFAVSAGTYVTQGQIIGYSGMSGNVTGPHLHFEVRVNGTPTDPMAYL
- a CDS encoding DUF3052 domain-containing protein, coding for MGNIFAQGLERKLGFREDQRIALIGASQDVVEHFATEFNYIDFSTTLRGGFDIIVFFATRNFELEKRITILTRSLRPKGALWIAWPKKTSRIVTDLNFDVVQEIGLAQSLVDTKVCSISEVWSSLRFTEKRTIPSLSNV
- a CDS encoding peroxiredoxin, whose amino-acid sequence is MSIKLGDEAPNFTAQSTKGEINFHEYIDGSWAVLFSHPKDFTPVCTTELGTVAQLSDEFEKRNVKVLGLSVDGIESHNDWVGDIEDVCQTEMNYPLLADENKEIANAYDMIHPNELATLTVRSVFIINPDKKVMLTLTYPASVGRNFDEILRVIDSLQIGAKYKVATPANWKSGDDVVVGSGLSDEEANELFPEGFNAVKPYLRYVADPASKVTSN